One window of Streptomyces sp. NBC_00273 genomic DNA carries:
- the dop gene encoding depupylase/deamidase Dop, translating into MTVRRVMGIETEYGISVPGHPNANAMLTSSQIVNAYAAAMHRARRARWDFEEENPLRDARGFDLAREAADNSQLTDEDIGLANVILTNGARLYVDHAHPEYSSPEITNPLDAVLWDKAGERIMAEAAVRAAQLPGAQPIHLYKNNTDNKGASYGTHENYLMKRETPFSEIVRHLTPFFVSRQVVTGAGRVGIGQDGRDHGFQISQRADYFEVEVGLETTLKRPIINTRDEPHSDAEKYRRLHVIIGDANLSEISTYLKLGTTALVLSMIEDGFINVDLAVDQPVRTLHQVSHDPDLQHLITLRSGRTLTAVQLQMEYFELARKYVDERFGSDADEQTKDVLGRWEDVLGRLESDPMSLSGELDWIAKREILEGYRRRDGLEWDAARLHLVDLQYSDVRPEKGLYNRLVARGKMKRLVEEPAVERAQSKPPEDTRAYFRGRCLEQYADDVAAASWDSVIFDLPGRDSLQRVPTLEPLRGTRNHVKELLDRCRTAEDLVRVLSGQ; encoded by the coding sequence ATGACCGTACGGCGAGTAATGGGGATCGAGACGGAGTACGGGATCTCCGTCCCGGGGCACCCGAACGCCAATGCCATGCTCACCTCGTCCCAGATCGTCAACGCCTACGCGGCGGCGATGCACCGGGCGCGACGCGCCCGCTGGGACTTCGAGGAGGAGAATCCGCTGCGGGACGCCCGCGGCTTCGACCTCGCCCGCGAGGCCGCCGACAACAGCCAGCTCACCGACGAGGACATCGGCCTCGCCAACGTCATCCTCACGAACGGCGCACGGCTCTACGTCGACCACGCACACCCCGAATACAGCTCGCCCGAGATCACCAACCCGCTCGACGCCGTCCTCTGGGACAAGGCCGGCGAGCGGATCATGGCCGAAGCGGCCGTCCGCGCCGCCCAGCTCCCCGGCGCCCAGCCGATCCACCTCTACAAGAACAACACCGACAACAAGGGCGCCTCCTACGGCACGCACGAGAACTACCTGATGAAGCGGGAAACCCCCTTCTCGGAGATCGTGCGCCACCTGACCCCCTTCTTCGTCTCGCGACAGGTCGTGACCGGCGCGGGACGCGTGGGCATCGGCCAGGACGGCCGCGACCACGGCTTCCAGATCAGCCAGCGCGCCGACTACTTCGAAGTCGAGGTCGGCCTGGAGACCACCCTCAAGCGCCCCATCATCAACACCCGCGACGAACCCCACTCGGACGCCGAGAAGTACCGCCGGCTCCACGTGATCATCGGAGACGCCAACCTCTCCGAGATCTCCACGTACCTCAAGCTCGGCACGACCGCCCTGGTCCTGTCCATGATCGAGGACGGGTTCATCAACGTCGACCTGGCCGTCGACCAGCCCGTGCGCACCCTGCACCAGGTCTCCCACGACCCCGACCTCCAGCACCTGATCACGCTGCGCAGCGGCCGGACACTGACCGCGGTGCAACTCCAGATGGAGTACTTCGAGCTGGCGCGGAAGTACGTGGACGAACGTTTCGGGTCGGACGCGGACGAGCAGACCAAGGACGTGCTGGGCCGCTGGGAGGACGTACTGGGCCGGCTGGAGAGCGACCCGATGAGCCTGTCCGGGGAGCTGGACTGGATCGCCAAGCGGGAGATCCTGGAGGGCTACCGGCGCCGGGACGGGCTGGAGTGGGACGCGGCGCGGCTGCACCTGGTGGACCTCCAGTACTCGGACGTACGGCCCGAGAAGGGCCTCTACAACCGCCTGGTGGCCCGCGGCAAGATGAAGCGCCTGGTGGAAGAGCCGGCGGTGGAGCGGGCTCAGAGCAAGCCTCCGGAGGACACCCGGGCGTACTTCCGCGGCCGCTGCCTGGAGCAGTACGCGGACGACGTGGCCGCGGCGTCCTGGGACTCGGTGATCTTCGACCTCCCCGGCCGGGACTCGCTCCAGCGGGTCCCGACGCTGGAACCCCTGCGGGGGACCCGCAACCACGTCAAGGAGCTCCTGGACCGCTGCCGCACGGCGGAGGACCTGGTGCGGGTGCTTTCGGGGCAGTGA
- a CDS encoding ubiquitin-like protein Pup: protein MATKDTGGGQQKATRSTEEVEEAAVEESTDLKERQEKLSDDVDSVLDEIDDVLEENAEDFVRSFVQKGGE from the coding sequence ATGGCGACCAAGGACACCGGCGGCGGACAGCAGAAGGCGACGCGCTCGACCGAGGAGGTCGAGGAGGCGGCGGTCGAAGAATCGACCGACCTCAAGGAGCGCCAGGAGAAGCTCTCCGACGACGTCGACTCCGTACTTGACGAGATTGACGATGTCCTCGAGGAGAACGCCGAGGATTTCGTTCGGAGTTTCGTACAAAAAGGTGGCGAATAG
- a CDS encoding endonuclease VII domain-containing protein: protein MSNGTKWCRGCSRDVLLSGFALDRNRGDGLQPRCRECVAEYCAAHYRRRQADRGKVVKEKVDVPSGHKLCRLCGEVKPHSEWHKNASASDGLSTRCKACKAIQGRAGHLKRSYGITEAQRDEMIGAQGGVCVICQKAPAEHVDHDHQTGKVRGVLCFSCNAALGQFKDRPDVMRRAAAYVEGNLWNPTLVAQGVYRQPS from the coding sequence ATGTCCAATGGAACGAAGTGGTGTCGTGGCTGCAGCCGGGACGTGCTGCTGAGCGGGTTCGCCCTAGACCGCAATCGTGGCGATGGCCTTCAGCCGAGGTGTCGTGAGTGCGTGGCCGAGTACTGTGCCGCGCACTACCGGCGCCGTCAGGCGGATAGGGGCAAGGTCGTCAAAGAGAAGGTGGATGTCCCGTCCGGCCACAAGCTCTGCCGGCTGTGCGGTGAGGTCAAGCCGCACAGCGAGTGGCACAAGAACGCGTCGGCGTCTGACGGCTTATCCACTCGATGCAAGGCGTGCAAGGCCATTCAGGGCCGGGCTGGGCACTTGAAGCGTTCGTACGGCATCACCGAGGCTCAGCGCGACGAGATGATCGGTGCTCAAGGCGGGGTCTGCGTGATCTGCCAAAAGGCTCCGGCCGAGCACGTTGATCACGATCATCAGACGGGTAAGGTCCGAGGCGTACTGTGCTTCAGCTGTAACGCAGCCCTGGGGCAGTTCAAGGATCGGCCGGACGTCATGAGGCGTGCAGCCGCTTACGTGGAAGGAAACCTGTGGAACCCAACACTCGTAGCACAGGGCGTCTACCGGCAGCCTTCCTGA
- the prcB gene encoding proteasome subunit beta, translated as MEPNTRSTGRLPAAFLTPGSSSFMDFLGAHSPEMLPGNRKLPEGVIEAPHGTTIVAATFPGGVVLAGDRRATMGNMIAQRDIEKVFPADEYSAVGIAGTAGLAVEMVKLFQLELEHFEKVEGTTLSLEGKANRLSTMIRSNLGMAMQGLAVVPLFAGYDEAKEKGRIFSYDVTGGRSEEHGYAATGSGSIFARGSMKKLFRPDLTEEQATTLVVQALYDAADDDSATGGPDLYRHIYPIVTVITDEGFRRLTDDESQELARTVTNRRLEQPDGPRAALL; from the coding sequence GTGGAACCCAACACTCGTAGCACAGGGCGTCTACCGGCAGCCTTCCTGACGCCGGGGTCGTCGTCCTTCATGGACTTCCTGGGCGCGCACTCGCCCGAGATGCTGCCCGGCAACCGCAAGCTGCCGGAAGGCGTGATCGAGGCGCCGCACGGGACGACCATCGTCGCCGCCACCTTCCCCGGCGGGGTGGTCCTCGCCGGTGACCGGCGGGCGACCATGGGGAACATGATCGCGCAGCGGGACATCGAGAAGGTGTTCCCCGCCGACGAGTACTCCGCCGTCGGCATCGCCGGTACGGCCGGCCTGGCCGTGGAGATGGTCAAGCTGTTCCAGCTGGAGCTGGAGCACTTCGAGAAGGTGGAGGGGACGACCCTCTCCCTGGAGGGCAAGGCCAACCGGCTCTCCACCATGATCCGGAGCAATCTGGGGATGGCCATGCAGGGCCTGGCCGTCGTGCCGCTGTTCGCGGGGTACGACGAGGCCAAGGAGAAGGGCCGGATCTTCTCCTACGACGTGACCGGCGGCCGCTCCGAGGAGCACGGTTACGCCGCCACCGGTTCCGGTTCGATCTTCGCCCGGGGCTCCATGAAGAAGCTCTTCCGCCCCGATCTGACGGAGGAGCAGGCCACCACCCTGGTCGTCCAGGCGCTGTACGACGCCGCCGACGACGACTCGGCGACCGGTGGGCCGGACCTGTACCGCCACATCTACCCGATCGTCACCGTGATCACGGACGAGGGGTTCCGCAGGCTGACCGACGACGAGTCGCAGGAGCTCGCCCGTACGGTCACCAACCGTCGGCTGGAGCAGCCCGACGGCCCGCGCGCCGCCCTGCTCTGA
- the prcA gene encoding proteasome subunit alpha, with protein MSTPFYVSPQQAMADRAEYARKGIARGRSLVVLQYADGIVFVGENPSRALHKFSEIYDRIGFAAAGKYNEYENLRIGGVRYADLRGYTYDRDDVTARGLANVYAQTLGTIFSSAGEKPYEVELVVAEVGATAAGDQIYRLPHDGSIVDEHGSVAVGGNAEQISTFLDQRHQDGMTLSEALKLAVQALSSQANGADKTIPAERLEVAVLDRTRAQQRKFKRIRGRQLSRLLEADVTAAVQADAVSNDEAPEDDAE; from the coding sequence GTGTCGACTCCGTTCTATGTGTCACCCCAGCAGGCCATGGCCGACCGGGCGGAATACGCCCGCAAGGGCATCGCCCGCGGTCGCAGCCTGGTCGTGCTGCAGTACGCCGACGGCATCGTGTTCGTCGGCGAGAACCCGTCCCGTGCGCTGCACAAGTTCAGCGAGATCTACGACCGGATCGGCTTCGCGGCCGCCGGCAAGTACAACGAGTACGAGAACCTGCGGATCGGTGGTGTGCGGTACGCGGATCTGCGCGGGTACACCTACGACCGCGACGACGTGACGGCCCGTGGGCTGGCGAACGTCTACGCGCAGACGCTCGGCACCATCTTCTCCTCGGCCGGCGAGAAGCCGTACGAGGTGGAGCTGGTGGTCGCGGAGGTCGGTGCGACCGCCGCGGGCGACCAGATCTACCGGCTGCCGCACGACGGGTCGATCGTGGACGAGCACGGTTCGGTCGCGGTCGGTGGCAATGCCGAGCAGATCAGTACCTTCCTGGATCAGCGTCACCAGGACGGGATGACCCTGTCCGAGGCGTTGAAGCTGGCGGTGCAGGCGCTGTCCAGTCAGGCGAACGGTGCGGACAAGACGATTCCGGCGGAGCGGCTGGAGGTCGCGGTGCTGGACCGGACGCGTGCGCAGCAGCGCAAGTTCAAGCGGATCCGGGGTCGGCAGCTGTCGCGGTTGCTGGAGGCGGACGTGACGGCGGCGGTGCAGGCCGATGCCGTGTCGAACGACGAGGCGCCGGAGGACGACGCCGAGTAG
- a CDS encoding LacI family DNA-binding transcriptional regulator codes for MTRPTSRDVATAAGVSQATVSLVLGDKWPGRVSERTATHVRETATRLGYRPNLAARNLRLGTTRTALLVVPALTNEFFARVYTGAARVAAAHGFGVVLYPSPDGTGPARDPFASARAALDGVIASSMAAHTLDAIGGNTLPLVMLDSDPAADTAAAHVNLAMADGMRQVTEHLLALGHRRFLHLASAVDSWTFDTRAEALTALLGPDTELRTVRAPLTVDAARTATETALATPQDRPTAIVCDDDILAAGACKAARRLGLRIPEDLSVTGFDDLALATAVEPELTTVHLPAERVGEQGMTALLAVLEGTAWTAPDIPVRLVVRDSTGPAPTP; via the coding sequence GTGACGAGACCCACCAGCCGCGACGTGGCCACCGCCGCCGGGGTCTCCCAGGCCACCGTCTCCCTCGTCCTCGGCGACAAATGGCCCGGCCGCGTCTCCGAACGCACCGCCACCCACGTCCGCGAAACCGCCACCCGCCTCGGCTACCGCCCCAACCTCGCCGCCCGCAACCTCCGCCTCGGCACCACCCGCACCGCCCTCCTCGTCGTCCCCGCCCTCACCAACGAATTCTTCGCCCGCGTCTACACCGGAGCCGCCCGCGTCGCCGCCGCACACGGCTTCGGCGTCGTCCTCTACCCCTCCCCCGACGGCACCGGCCCCGCCCGCGACCCCTTCGCCTCCGCCCGCGCCGCCCTCGACGGAGTCATCGCCTCCTCCATGGCCGCCCACACCCTCGACGCCATCGGCGGCAACACCCTCCCCCTCGTCATGCTCGACAGCGACCCCGCAGCCGACACCGCCGCCGCCCACGTCAACCTCGCCATGGCCGACGGCATGCGCCAGGTCACCGAACACCTCCTGGCCCTCGGCCACCGCCGCTTCCTCCACCTCGCCTCCGCCGTCGACTCCTGGACCTTCGACACCCGCGCCGAAGCCCTCACCGCCCTCCTGGGCCCCGACACCGAGCTGCGCACCGTACGGGCCCCCCTCACCGTCGACGCCGCCCGTACGGCCACGGAGACCGCCCTGGCCACCCCCCAGGACCGCCCCACCGCCATCGTCTGCGACGACGACATCCTCGCCGCCGGCGCCTGCAAGGCCGCCCGCCGCCTCGGCCTGCGCATCCCCGAAGACCTCTCCGTCACCGGCTTCGACGACCTCGCCCTCGCCACCGCCGTCGAACCCGAACTCACCACCGTCCACCTCCCCGCCGAACGCGTCGGCGAACAAGGCATGACCGCCCTCCTCGCCGTCCTGGAAGGCACCGCCTGGACCGCCCCCGACATCCCCGTCCGACTCGTCGTCCGCGACTCCACGGGCCCCGCCCCCACGCCGTAG
- a CDS encoding MFS transporter, producing MAAGYAELLRTRHAARLLVGTLVGRLPNATGPIAIVLFTRAEGGSYSLAGALAAVYGLANAVGQPLLGRAVDLFGQPRVQLPAALVSALGMVWLAFAGTGSAVAAYAAVVVAGLFTPPLEGGLRALWPGVLGGREEKVHAAYAMDAVAQEVMFTVGPLLVTLFVAMWSPAGALLALNAIGVLGALSVVVSEPSRKWRSEPREAHWLGALRSRGLLALLGAFFFVGMALGSITVAGVAYADDHGGQAVYGWLMAALGLGALIGGVFYGARQWAGAPERRLRLLVALLAVCYLPLMLVPGAVAMTGLSALSGVFLAPALACAFIVVDRHAPAGTVTEAFSWLVTFFGVGAAIGTAAAGPAVELGGTAAGFGVASVAGGSALLVLMVTQRVLATGGRSRAVAGSSDGVSEVAPDVPSEVSSAS from the coding sequence ATGGCCGCGGGATACGCGGAGCTGCTGAGGACCAGGCACGCCGCGAGGCTGCTGGTGGGCACGCTCGTGGGCCGGCTGCCCAATGCCACGGGGCCGATCGCGATCGTGTTGTTCACGCGTGCCGAGGGCGGCAGCTACAGCCTGGCGGGGGCGCTGGCCGCCGTGTACGGGCTGGCGAACGCGGTGGGTCAGCCGCTGCTGGGGCGGGCCGTGGACCTGTTCGGGCAGCCGCGGGTGCAGCTGCCGGCGGCTCTGGTCTCCGCACTGGGCATGGTGTGGCTGGCGTTCGCGGGTACGGGGTCCGCGGTGGCCGCGTACGCCGCGGTGGTGGTCGCGGGGCTGTTCACGCCGCCGCTGGAGGGCGGGCTGCGGGCGCTGTGGCCGGGGGTGCTGGGCGGTCGTGAGGAGAAGGTGCACGCGGCGTACGCGATGGATGCGGTGGCCCAGGAGGTCATGTTCACCGTCGGTCCGCTGCTGGTGACGCTGTTCGTGGCGATGTGGTCGCCGGCGGGGGCGCTGCTGGCGCTGAATGCGATCGGTGTGTTGGGCGCGCTGTCGGTGGTGGTGAGCGAGCCTTCGCGGAAGTGGCGTTCGGAGCCGCGGGAGGCGCATTGGCTGGGGGCGTTGCGTTCGCGGGGGCTGCTGGCGCTGCTGGGTGCGTTCTTCTTCGTGGGCATGGCGCTGGGTTCGATCACGGTGGCGGGTGTGGCGTACGCGGATGATCACGGCGGTCAGGCGGTGTACGGCTGGCTGATGGCGGCGCTGGGGCTGGGTGCGCTGATCGGTGGGGTGTTCTACGGTGCGCGGCAGTGGGCCGGTGCGCCCGAGCGGCGGCTGCGGCTGCTGGTGGCTCTGCTGGCGGTCTGCTACCTGCCGCTGATGCTGGTTCCGGGCGCGGTGGCGATGACGGGGTTGTCGGCGCTGTCGGGCGTGTTCCTGGCGCCCGCGTTGGCGTGTGCGTTCATCGTGGTGGACCGGCACGCTCCGGCGGGCACGGTGACGGAGGCGTTCTCGTGGCTGGTGACGTTCTTCGGGGTGGGTGCGGCGATCGGTACGGCGGCTGCGGGGCCGGCGGTGGAGCTCGGTGGTACCGCGGCGGGCTTCGGTGTGGCGAGCGTGGCGGGCGGTTCGGCGCTGTTGGTCCTGATGGTCACTCAGCGGGTGTTGGCAACTGGCGGGCGCAGTCGTGCGGTGGCGGGTTCGTCCGACGGTGTGTCGGAGGTGGCTCCTGACGTGCCGTCGGAGGTGTCGTCGGCGTCCTGA